From the Candidatus Bathyarchaeia archaeon genome, one window contains:
- a CDS encoding endonuclease V, with amino-acid sequence MGSANLKPSFSVEKAHRAQLQLSRFIIFEDKLPREIHYVGGVDTAYVGRLAVSAVVVLDFSGLKLVEAQTAVREAVFPYIPTLLSFRELLSTLMCIRKLRVQPDVFLVDGQGFAHPYRCGFASHLGVVLGKPTVGVAKSRLIGDVEPFRDGDFAYLRDGDEIVGAAVKTASGKILYVSVGHMVSLETAIKIVKHCTRRDIPEPIRLAHETATAERNRIAKRNMPEE; translated from the coding sequence ATGGGCTCCGCTAATTTAAAGCCAAGCTTTTCCGTTGAAAAAGCGCATAGGGCGCAGCTTCAACTTTCAAGATTCATAATTTTTGAAGATAAACTTCCGAGGGAAATTCACTATGTTGGTGGGGTTGACACGGCATATGTTGGGCGTTTAGCTGTAAGCGCTGTTGTGGTTCTTGACTTTAGCGGTCTAAAGCTTGTGGAGGCTCAGACCGCTGTGCGAGAGGCTGTTTTTCCGTATATTCCAACGCTTCTCTCGTTTAGAGAGTTGCTTTCCACCCTTATGTGTATTAGGAAATTGAGGGTACAGCCAGATGTTTTTCTTGTGGACGGACAGGGTTTTGCCCATCCGTATCGTTGTGGTTTCGCAAGCCATTTGGGGGTTGTTTTGGGTAAACCCACTGTGGGTGTTGCTAAGAGCAGGCTTATAGGGGATGTTGAACCCTTTAGAGATGGGGATTTTGCCTACTTAAGGGATGGAGACGAAATAGTAGGCGCCGCCGTAAAAACAGCCTCTGGAAAAATTCTCTACGTAAGCGTTGGACACATGGTTTCGCTTGAGACAGCCATAAAAATCGTTAAGCATTGCACACGGCGAGATATTCCTGAACCAATACGTTTGGCACATGAAACAGCAACCGCTGAAAGGAATAGAATTGCAAAACGTAATATGCCTGAAGAATGA